A region of Bicyclus anynana chromosome 17, ilBicAnyn1.1, whole genome shotgun sequence DNA encodes the following proteins:
- the LOC112044681 gene encoding acetylcholine receptor subunit beta-like 2 isoform X3 → MKLTCVVGLIFSIFRSCYGVKLLEANPDVKRLYDDLLSNYNRLIRPVTNVSDILTVRLGLKLSQLMEVNLKNQVMTTNLWVEQKWFDYKLQWNPDDYGGLEMLYVPSEHIWLPDIVLYNNWDGNYEVTLMTKATLKYTGEVNWKPPAIYKSSCEINVEYFPFDEQTCFMKFGSWTYNGAQVDLKHMDQLPGSSLVHVGIDLSEFYLSVEWDILEVPATRNEEYYPCCPEPFSDITFKLTMRRKTLFYTVNLIIPCVGLTFLTVLVFYLPSDSGEKISLCISILVSLTVFFLGLAEIIPPTSLAIPLLGKYLLFTMILVSLSVWVTVCIVNVHFR, encoded by the exons ATGAAGTTAACCTGTGTCGTGGGATTGATATTTAGCATATTTAGGAGTTGTTATG GTGTAAAGCTACTAGAAGCAAATCCAGATGTCAAAAGACTCTACGATGACCTCCTCAGCAACTACAACCGACTGATCCGACCTGTGACCAACGTGAGCGACATACTGACGGTGCGATTGGGCTTGAAGCTGTCGCAGCTTATGGAGGTCAATCTGAAGAACCAGGTCATGACAACCAACCTTTGGGTCGAGCAG AAATGGTTTGACTATAAGCTGCAATGGAATCCTGACGACTATGGTGGACTTGAAATGCTGTATGTGCCCTCGGAACATATTTGGCTACCTGATATCGTCCTTTATAATAATTGGGACGGAAATTACGAA gtGACACTAATGACAAAAGCAACATTAAAGTACACGGGCGAAGTGAATTGGAAACCACCAGCGATATACAAATCATCGTGTGAAATAAACGTAGAATACTTTCCGTTCGACGAGCAAACTTGCTTCATGAAATTTGGCTCGTGGACTTATAATGGAGCACAG GTGGACCTAAAACATATGGACCAACTGCCTGGTAGTAGTCTTGTGCATGTTGGAATAGATCTCAGTGAGTTCTATTTGTCTGTGGAATGGGATATACTTGAAGTACCAGCCACTAGAAATGAGGAATATTACCCATGCTGCCCTGAACCTTTTTCTG ataTAACATTTAAATTGACAATGCGAAGAAAAACTCTGTTTTACACAGTGAATCTGATTATTCCTTGTGTTGGATTAACGTTTTTAACTGTGCTCGTGTTTTACTTGCCATCCGATTCTGGTGAAAAG ATATCGCTCTGCATCTCCATCCTGGTGTCCCTCACTGTGTTCTTCCTTGGTCTGGCCGAGATCATCCCGCCAACGTCTTTGGCGATCCCCTTGCTCGGGAAATATCTGCTATTCACAATGATTCTCGTCTCGCTCAGCGTTTGGGTCACTGTATGCATTGTAAACGTCCATTTCAGGTAA
- the LOC112044661 gene encoding 60S ribosomal protein L17, translating to MGRYSREPDNPAKSCKARGSNLRVHFKNTYETAMAIKKLPLRRAVRYLKNVVDKKECIPFRRFNGGVGRCAQAKQFGTTQGRWPKKSAEFLLQLLRNAESNADYKGLDVDRLVIDHIQVNRAPCLRRRTYRAHGRINPYMSSPCHIEVCLSEREDTVARAAPADDAPAKKKLSKKKLARQKEKMMRE from the exons ATGGGTCGTTATTCTCGAGAGCCGGATAACCCTGCGAAGTCATGCAAGGCGCGCGGGTCAAATCTCCGCGTTCACTTCAAG AATACCTATGAGACAGCAATGGCAATAAAGAAGCTGCCTCTGCGCAGGGCGGTCCGTTACCTCAAGAATGTGGTTGACAAGAAAGAATGCATACCATTCCGCCGGTTTAATGGTGGAGTAGGCAGATGTGCACAG GCTAAACAGTTTGGCACCACACAGGGTCGTTGGCCCAAGAAATCGGCAGAGTTCCTGCTGCAACTGTTGAGGAATGCTGAATCTAATGCTGACTACAAGGGCCTTGATGTTGACAGACTCGTCATTGATCATATACAG GTGAACCGCGCCCCCTGCCTGCGCAGGCGCACGTACCGCGCGCACGGCCGCATCAACCCCTACATGTCGTCCCCCTGCCACATAGAGGTGTGTCTCAGCGAGCGCGAGGACACGGtcgcgcgcgccgcgcccgccgacGACGCGCCCGCCAAGAAGAAGCTCTCCAAGAAGAAGCTGGCGCGCCAGAAGGAGAAGATGATGAGGGAATAG